Part of the Nitrosopumilus piranensis genome is shown below.
TATTTTTTGGGATAATAGGGGGGATTATTGCATATTTTATTTTGCGTAAGGATGATCCCAAAAAAGCAAAAAATTGTTTGTATGTTGGAATTGCATTAATGATTGCAGGGTTAGTTTTTAATGCAATAATTGCATCACTCATACCTGAATTTGGCCCTGGTTTCAGAGTAAACGTTTAGCAAAAATGTTTAGTTCGCAGGTAAAGATTTAGAATATTTCAAAATTCGAATTTAGAAATATTCAAAATTTAGTACTAATCATAAATTTAGAATCATATAGAACCACTTTGCAATAATCCATTATGAGTGCATCAAGAATGAGAGATAATGTTGAAAGATGGTTAATTCATGAGGGGTTATCCTTTGAAGATGTTAAAAATCCTGAAAATGTATTCCAGATTTTGGTAAAACATGCAGGTCCAGCAGGAGTGCCAGTAGAAATTTTTGAACCAAAGGCACAACAAGGAATCTTAGTAGTAGGATCTAAAGTGAACATGAAAAATAATCAGATTGCAAGGTATTTGGGGTTTAACGAAGAAGAGAAAGAGAAGTTTGAGAAAAAAGTAGCAGATTATTGTTATTCAATCCAGGCAATTAACAAAAATACCACAGAAGATGGAAAGCAAAAGATCGGGGTTTATGTTGTGTTAGATAAAGAGGAAAACATCAATCAGCAAGGCCTGCTTGATACATTAGATAGAGTTTCAGAAATGCATGAAAAAACTGCAAGATTTTTGATGAAGACATTCTAAAACATAGATGATTTATCAGTTCTACGCGGGGCTTATAACAAAAATTACCTATTTCATAATATGAAAAGAAATACAACAAAATCAAAACCAAGAGAGATTACAATTTCTACAACAGAGTTGTCAAGATTTGGTATGGGGGTAATGAGCAGAGCCCTCAAAGTAGTTAATACTGCAAAAAAAGGCAAAATTACAATCAGATTAGAGAAGCAATAAATCTCAAATTTTGTAATTTTAACAAAAGGGATTTTGTCCCTTTTTTATTAAATTTCGAAGTAAATATTGCCAAACCCCCCCCCCCATTTAGGGGCAAGCAGTAGGTAAAATCAACACATCTCAACATAAAACATGAAAATCAATTTTTTTCAAATTGATGAGAATTCAATAAATGAATCGTTTGAAACTACCAATAATTTGTTTGAAGAGTTTAGAATTCTCTCATCTAAAATATTCATTCAAGTTTCAGAGTTTATAGGAGATATTACACAAAATTTTCTAAAATAGAAGATTTGTTAGAATTATGCCTAGGCGTTAAACCCCCCTCTAATTTTACCCTAATTAGGCACAATGTCAATTTTTCAAAAGTAGGCGTTTTGAGGGGGGGTTGAACACTCGTGCCTAGATATGAAATGCAACCATCAACCCACCAAGATGTCCCAGCTAAACATGTATGATCTTTTTGTGTTGTGCCTAAAAGCTCAACCCCTCAATTTTGACGAAAAATTACCAAAAATTACCAAAAAAATAGACCAAAAAAGACCAATGTGGAAACGTTGATCGATATAATTTTCCGCGGTTTTTATCTCATAAATGGTACCCGCATTATCGAGTTTTGGTCCTGCCCATTTCACTTGTGCAATTTTGCACTGGGCCTAAAGCCCTTTTTTTTCCAAACTATGCAACTATATATTCAAAAAAATGATGATTTTTTCGTGGCAGGATTAGGAATAGTCATTGTAATTGGAGCCATAATTGCATCCATGGCAGCTGCAATGTACATGTATACAGAATATCAGACAAATTACATCGAAACTACCACAGGTGATACTGTTACAGTAGGGCCTGTAGAATATGTCATCACATTTGAAGGCACACATGAAGGAAGTAAAGAAGTACAACCAGAAAACACGTTTGTAATGATTGGAATTACTGCAGAGTATACTGGAGATGAAGAGAAAACACTACTGTCAGGAGGACAATTTTACATTGTTGATGAAAAAGAGCAAAAACATGAAGCAGTTTATGGCGAATTTTCATCTAAAGACTTACTTTTAGAATGGTTAGAACCAAACAAGCCAGTAGAAAAAACGACACAGTTTGATATTCCATTTGATGAAGACAAAACGTACAAAATAATCATAAGACCACAAAAAGAACAGTCAACAGTAGACACAGCTGTTGTTTGCATAACAAATTGTTGATCGATAATTATCAAAATCAAAAAAAATTGTCAAATTTTTCTATAGTTTGCGTAATATTGTGTGACTTTTACTATATAACACACATGATTTTTGAAAAAAATCATGGCAATATCTAAAGCCAAAAGAGCTGAAGCAGCTAAGAAAGCAGCAAGAACTCGAAAGAGAAATGCAGCTAAGAAAGCAGCAGAGGCAGCAAAAGCAGCAGCATCTCGTAAGAGAAAAGCTGCAGCAACTCGAAGGAAGAATGCAGCTAAAGCAGCTCCAAAGAGAAGAACTGCAGCTAAAAGAAAAGCCGCTCCAAAGAGAAGAACTGCAGCTAAAAGAAAAGCAGCTCCAAAGAGAAAGGCAGCAGGAAAACGCAAAGCCGCTCCAAAGAGAAGAACTGCAGCTAAAAGAAAAGCAGCTCCAAAGAGAAAGGCAGCAGGAAAACGCAAAGCCGCTCCAAAGAGAAAGGCAGCTAAACGTCGACGTTAAGCTGTCTATGCTAACTTTTTTATGAGTTACATTCTTAATTTATCATATTTCTAAACTCGAATTTAGAAATATTGTAAATTGTTACTCGGACATTTTTAATTCAGGTAAAACAAAAATTCTGTTTGGTTTTATTTTTAGTATAACTCTTTTTTCAGCATCACGTTTGAATGGATAGTGATCACGTCCCATATATTGTTGCGTCAATTTATCAGCATGTTTGTAATCATAATCAGGAATCAATTCTTCAACAACACCACGAATTGTTGTCATATCAAGAGGGTTATCTTTTGAGACAACTGAAACTGCAACACGAGGATCACGTAAAACATTTTTGTGTTTTATTCTCCCTTCAGCAGTATTCACCATAACATACCCATCTTCATAATTTGCCCAAACAGGTGAAACCTGTGGCGAACCATCTTTCATAACAGTTGCAATAAAGACAAGATTTTTTTCAGAAAATAATTTTACAGCTTTTTCATCCATTAATTTCATTTCTCCAGATTGTTGGAAGTTGTTCAATTTTTGTAATGATTTCAAGTGCTTTTTCATTGTCTTTTTCTTGCATTGCTACTGAAAACTCATATCCAAGTCTGATCGCCTCGGGTGAAAGATCCTTTATTGATTCTAAATCTTTGCCTTCAAGTTTTATTCTTTCACCAATCGCACACATTTTCCAATTATCAGACATGTCTTGATGCTCCTGACCAAGTTCTTGCTGAACTTGTTTACGCCAATTAGTCAGAGTCATCTTTTCAATGAGGTCTTCTGTTTTTTGGCTGTAAAATATACGTACCATATCAGAATTTCTTGCACGAAATACTTAGGTTTAACGATTATTTTTTACCAGTATTCTCAAGTACATTCGTCATGGCACGATTCATAATTTCCATTACCAAATATTGAGAATATTCTTCAGATTTCTTTCCTTTTGATTTTCCAGTCTTTGGGGTCAATCCTTTTAGGATTTTTTCAATTTTTGTAGATGTGTTATCAATGAGTTTTGAATATTTTAATTCAAAATCTTCAGGGGTTTGAAAATCAAGAAGTTTTGTAGATGTGCTGTAAAATTTGGTTATTGCACCTCGAGATTCTTCAATTTTTACAATTTCAATCAGCCCTGATTCTTTTAGAATTTCCAGGTGATGGCGTACAGTGGTTAATGCTTTTTTGAATCCAAATTTTTTGAGCATGGTTGTAATCTGGTCAGCAGAAAGAGCTTGATGATATAATATCTCAACAATTTTTGCTCTTGCAGGGTCTTCAATTGCTCGAGCATGTTCAATACTTGTCGTGACAATACGATTTACTTTAATTGGTTTTTCTAATAACGTAGACATACTGAGATTACCTTTAATTCTGATCTAAAAGATCCTTGTATCATATTTTTTTGTCTAATCGCATCAATTTTTTTTCATTTTCAAAAAAATCATACTATTACTAAATTATGATTACCACTACAAGAATTATTGTATTATAATCACTAAAAATTATACCACTATGATAAAGATAGTAGTATAGAAAGAATTATTGTAGTGGTCTAAGATTTTTTATAAAATACCAAAAAAAGGACAATCAAGAAAATATGTCTAAAAATACCCCCATCAAGACAGGATTTTGTTAATTTTCAAAAACACTATTCGAGTTGAAAGTTAACAAACAGTCAACATTGAATCAAAATAACAATTACAGTGATTTACCAGAGAATTTTTCATATGCAGTAACATAACGTTCTGTCATTTTAGAAATTATATCAGATGGAATTTCAGGAGCCATAGGTTCTTCACCACGGTCACGAGCATCATCAAACTGTTTTTGATACCCATTTGTAGTTAGCCAATCACGTAAGAGTTGTTTGTCATATGCTTCTTGGATTTTTCCAACTTCAAAGGAATCCTTTGGCCATAAACGATACTCATCAGGACCAATTGAATCACCCAAAATGATTTGGTTATCTAAAATTCCAAATTCTAATTTTAAATCAGCCAAGATAAAACCAACATTATCAGCAATTTGTGCCATCTTTTTGTAAATATCAATTGAAGTTTTTTCTAACCAGTTGTATTGTTCCTCAGAAACTAGTTTCATTTCAATTGCTTTTGTTTTATCTATAGGAATATCATGCTCGGATTTAGTGGTAGGATCAAATATTGGTTCAGGCAGTTTTGCAGCTAATGTAGTATCAGTGCCTTCAGGAACTTTGAATTCTCCTTTTTTCCATCGGTTTACAAGACTACCATAAAAATATCCACGAACTACACATTCCATTGGAAGCATCTGCATTTTTTTGACTATAATTTCAGTGTCAGATTCGCGTTTGATGAAATGGTTGGGTACAGGTAATTCATTGAACCAAAATTCAGCAAATTTGCATAAAATCTCCCCTTTTCTAGGAATATCTTGCTTGAATTTTACATCATATGCAGATACACGGTCAGAGAATTTGAAGAGCAGTGTATTTTCATCAACATCATAAAGATCCTTTACTTTTCCACTGGTAAGAAATTTCAAGTAAAAATACTGAATGTTTACAGAATTTAACTGCTAGCAA
Proteins encoded:
- a CDS encoding DUF2299 family protein; the encoded protein is MSASRMRDNVERWLIHEGLSFEDVKNPENVFQILVKHAGPAGVPVEIFEPKAQQGILVVGSKVNMKNNQIARYLGFNEEEKEKFEKKVADYCYSIQAINKNTTEDGKQKIGVYVVLDKEENINQQGLLDTLDRVSEMHEKTARFLMKTF
- a CDS encoding DUF4352 domain-containing protein codes for the protein MAGLGIVIVIGAIIASMAAAMYMYTEYQTNYIETTTGDTVTVGPVEYVITFEGTHEGSKEVQPENTFVMIGITAEYTGDEEKTLLSGGQFYIVDEKEQKHEAVYGEFSSKDLLLEWLEPNKPVEKTTQFDIPFDEDKTYKIIIRPQKEQSTVDTAVVCITNC
- a CDS encoding histone, with the translated sequence MAISKAKRAEAAKKAARTRKRNAAKKAAEAAKAAASRKRKAAATRRKNAAKAAPKRRTAAKRKAAPKRRTAAKRKAAPKRKAAGKRKAAPKRRTAAKRKAAPKRKAAGKRKAAPKRKAAKRRR
- a CDS encoding PPOX class F420-dependent oxidoreductase; its protein translation is MDEKAVKLFSEKNLVFIATVMKDGSPQVSPVWANYEDGYVMVNTAEGRIKHKNVLRDPRVAVSVVSKDNPLDMTTIRGVVEELIPDYDYKHADKLTQQYMGRDHYPFKRDAEKRVILKIKPNRIFVLPELKMSE
- a CDS encoding winged helix-turn-helix domain-containing protein, producing the protein MSTLLEKPIKVNRIVTTSIEHARAIEDPARAKIVEILYHQALSADQITTMLKKFGFKKALTTVRHHLEILKESGLIEIVKIEESRGAITKFYSTSTKLLDFQTPEDFELKYSKLIDNTSTKIEKILKGLTPKTGKSKGKKSEEYSQYLVMEIMNRAMTNVLENTGKK
- the purC gene encoding phosphoribosylaminoimidazolesuccinocarboxamide synthase, whose translation is MKFLTSGKVKDLYDVDENTLLFKFSDRVSAYDVKFKQDIPRKGEILCKFAEFWFNELPVPNHFIKRESDTEIIVKKMQMLPMECVVRGYFYGSLVNRWKKGEFKVPEGTDTTLAAKLPEPIFDPTTKSEHDIPIDKTKAIEMKLVSEEQYNWLEKTSIDIYKKMAQIADNVGFILADLKLEFGILDNQIILGDSIGPDEYRLWPKDSFEVGKIQEAYDKQLLRDWLTTNGYQKQFDDARDRGEEPMAPEIPSDIISKMTERYVTAYEKFSGKSL